In 'Nostoc azollae' 0708, the following are encoded in one genomic region:
- a CDS encoding putative 2-dehydropantoate 2-reductase produces the protein MGEHTYGILGTGALGGFYGAKLQKAGHNVHFLLKSDYPDVKQNGLIVESKDGDFLLPQVQAYNDVGKMPSCDVVVVALKTTQNHLLQQMLPAVIKDDGVVLVLQNGLGIEAQVAEIVGNIRVLGGLCFLCSNKVGPGHIRHLDYGQITLGEYTSNYYPSGFTDKMQEIATDFENAGISIELVEDLLLGRWKKLVWNIPYNGLSVILNATTDELMANMHTRQLVEQLMFEVILGAKSTERLIPESFIQTMLDYTVKMKPYRTSMKIDFDECRPLEVEAIFGNSLKKAEAGGVNLPQTRCLYQQLKFLDRKGKR, from the coding sequence ATGGGCGAGCACACTTATGGAATTCTGGGAACTGGTGCATTAGGCGGTTTTTATGGGGCAAAACTGCAAAAAGCTGGTCATAACGTCCACTTTTTACTCAAAAGTGATTACCCAGATGTAAAACAAAATGGTTTAATCGTTGAATCTAAAGATGGTGATTTTCTCCTCCCCCAAGTCCAGGCATACAACGATGTAGGAAAAATGCCTAGCTGTGATGTAGTGGTAGTAGCACTCAAAACAACTCAAAACCACTTGCTACAGCAGATGTTACCAGCAGTCATCAAGGATGATGGGGTAGTGTTGGTATTGCAAAATGGGCTAGGTATAGAAGCACAAGTAGCCGAAATTGTGGGTAATATAAGAGTGCTAGGGGGGTTATGTTTTCTCTGTTCCAACAAAGTGGGACCAGGACATATCCGTCATTTAGACTATGGACAAATTACCTTGGGTGAATATACCTCTAACTATTATCCCAGTGGATTTACAGATAAAATGCAGGAAATAGCCACAGATTTTGAAAATGCTGGTATTTCCATAGAACTAGTAGAAGATTTATTATTAGGACGTTGGAAAAAATTGGTGTGGAATATTCCTTATAATGGACTGTCTGTAATTCTCAATGCCACAACTGACGAATTAATGGCAAATATGCACACCCGTCAGTTGGTTGAACAATTGATGTTTGAAGTAATATTGGGGGCAAAAAGTACGGAGAGGTTAATTCCTGAAAGCTTCATTCAAACCATGCTTGACTATACAGTAAAAATGAAACCGTATCGGACTAGCATGAAAATTGATTTTGATGAATGTCGTCCTTTAGAAGTAGAAGCAATTTTTGGTAACTCCTTAAAGAAAGCAGAAGCAGGAGGTGTAAATTTACCACAAACTCGTTGTTTATATCAACAGTTGAAGTTTTTGGATCGGAAAGGGAAGAGGTGA